The Endozoicomonas sp. 4G DNA segment GTATTTCCGAACAGGGTCGCCATACGCTGAGTTCAGGCAAACTGTTTGAAGACTCACAGCCATTGACCCTGGTGATGGATATCCGAAAGCTTACCAGCGAGGAACTGCCGAAATTTAACGATCTGCTAGACCCGGATAATCCCTGTTTGTACGACAGAGTCAGCCATGAGAAACGCCCTCTGGGCGAGCATGTTTCGCTGTTAGTTTTGGCAGATCCCAAGCAGCTGGCATCCGTTGGCCAGCATGACAATGCTCCTGGTGCTGATTTCTGGCGGCGGATTAATCGACCGGGCAATACCTGGCAGTTTGATGCACAAACCGACCATGCCCCGTCGATGGATATTGACAAGGTTCCAGCGTTACTGGCTGAACTCCCCCCTGCCGAAAGTGCTATGGACGACGACACTACCGTTGTTATTGACTGCCACTTGCACAGCAATTGGCGACAGCTGTTGTTGGGCAGCCCTGGCGTCGATCAAAAGGGACGAATCCAGCACATACCCGGCAGGCTTGAGACATTGCGAGCCGGGCAACGGGTGATTTTGAAAGGAGCCAACTGGCAAGATCTGGCCTTTGAACAAACGATTCGACAGATGCTGGCGCAGAGGTGCTTTGAGAGCAATGGCAAAGTCTGCCAGTTACCCGACGATGTTCAGTTTTATCAGATGTCGGTAGGGAAGCATGAGCTTCGTTCACTGTTCCAAAGTCTGTCTAAAGAGCCCACATCACAAAACCCGATCATCATCAACCAGAGTAATATCAATCAATGGCTGAATACCATTGCCATTGCCCCGGAAGGCTATGCAGTCCCTAACACCAGTCTGTTGGAACAGGTTCGGGCAGGCGGTGTCGTCACCGTAACTTCTCCCCTCTCTGAGGCACTCTGGTTTCGTTTATTGGGTTCCCTGCAAATTATTGGCAAGACGACCGGCCTGAAACCCCAGCTTCAGGTGGCTCATACAAAACAGCAGCCTGAAGCCCTGGGATTGACAGAAAACGATAAGCATCTGTCTAACGTTAAAGTTCACTCTGCTATTAATGCAGTGACTTATCAGCAACATGCCGAGGCCAGTCATTGGATAAATAGTTGGGAAAATAGTCACCCACAATCACCTCTGGTTATTCAGGTTAATGACCAAACCAGCTTCAGCCAGCTATTTGATAATATCCATATCACCTCGGAACAAAAGGCTCGTTTTGGACGACGTGAGAGTAAGTTGCAGGAGGCATTAACTGCGGGTAAGCCGGTGATCTTCCGGGGGCTGGAAACGAATCCAGCCCTTCAGCAGCTTCTGGAGCCTCTGGTTGTCGGGCAGCCTCTACCGGTGAACGGCCATTTGCAGGCCTACCCAAAGGCTCAGGTCACAATACTCTGGCCTGAGTCTGTGAAAAGCCCATCGACCCTATTCAATTCGTTGGTTACCACGGGTGAGTCCTGTCCCGACGTCGATCTCTGGGAGATCAATGCAGGTAAGCATGAACTCTCCCGTGCTGAACTGCCAGAGCAAGCGCTTAATAAGCTTTACGAAGCCTTTGAAACCGTCCCTGGCAGCCTGTGTAACCCCTTGCCCAAAATGACCGAAGCCTTGTTGAATCAATTGATACTGGCTGCCCGGCGGGCACAGCAGGAGGACAAGTCTCTGCAGCTTTTACCCCGCCACTGGCGCAAGGCTATCGATAGCACCATTACCCATGGTACTCGTCAGCATCCAACCGTGCGGGATTTTATGAAAGTGGCCTGTTGGCGGTTATTGCCGGATGCTCATGGAAAGGCGGATGCTCATAAACAGCCGGATGGGGATCAAGCCGCTTATGTTGACCCGGATCAATTAACGACCATCATTAACGGGGCTCCCCGGTTAGATAGAACGTTTGTAAGGCAGAACCTGTGGCCACTGGCCAGAACCTTTGACTCGACAGTCCTTAATAAACCATTACAACTGTCGTATAAAAAGCCCTTTCCAGCGTCGGACGAAGAAGAAATTCTGGATGAACTCTGCGCTATCATCGTGGCTTATGGGCCTGAAAAACAACAACAGGCCATGGCGAATCAGCTGGACATTGATCTGAAGGCAGCGGCGCCCTGGCAATCCTTGGCCATCAGGCCATCAAGACAGATTAAACGTTTGCAGGATGCACTGGCTTCTGGCTGGCAATTAACTTTGCCATCAGGGCAGACCCGATCCGATGCTATTCAAGCGCTAACCAGCGATTGTTTTCAAATGGCCAGAACAGCAAAGTCTAAAACAGAAGGCATTGAACGTGTAAAACATCGACTGTCTGAAACACTGGTATTGCAAGGCTCTGATGATAAGCCTTTAGCTGATGATAAGCCTTTAGCTGATGATAAGCCTTTAGCTGATGATAAGCCTTTATCAGCACTAGCCGAGGATCTTTATCTCGGTAAGCTCAGTCAGCAGGATCGTGAAAGCCGCCGATTATCCCGACTCCATGACCGGCTTGCAGACTCTCCGATTATCTTCCTGCAGGGGGAAACCGGCACCGGGAAAAGTTACTTCTCTGCCAAAATGGCGAAGACTTCAGGACCGGCTACGGTGCTGTCCCTTGGCCCTTCTGACAGCGAACAAACCCTGATGAAACGCTGGCAATGGAAAAAAGAGGCCGATGGCGACCGCTCTATGATGCAGCAAAACCGGATGCTGATGAAATGGGCCGGAGCTCGATCCGATAAAGACGGTGAATACCTTACGCTGGTGCTGGATGAAGCCAATCTGGCTCAAACCGGATTACTGGCGTCCCTAAATGGTTTATGGGAACCGGAACCCTGCATCTATGTGGATGGTCATCCTGTCCCGGTCAGCGCAAAACACCGGGTAATTCTTACCGGTAACCCGGATGATTACGCCGGACGCCAGCTGGACCCGGCCCTGAAAGAGAAACTGCCCAAGGCTTACTACCCAAAGTTAGACGAGGCATTCCTCAGGGACAGAGTTGTAGAACCGGCTCTGGTTAATCAGTTACAACAACGGAATCTAACGGACTCTGAAATAGACGACATTGCACGCAGTGCCACCGGGAGTGTGATGGCACTCTGGCAATTTTATCAGGAACTGTTGCCAGAGCATGAGTTTACCCCCAGGGATATGACGGATATCTGCAGTTGGGTGGGCTGGTATCTTGATCGTTCGTTATCCGCAGGTGACCGTGTTAACTGCAAACAAGTACATGGTTTGATCCAACAAAGTTTTCGGGATGTACTGGGGCCTGAAATCAGCGAGACGCATCAGGATGCCCTGACAGCACTGAACATCTGGTTTGCTGCCCGTTATAAGACGGACAACACCCTGAGAGACAGAGTGCATAACCATACCCTGCCTGATATTCAGAAGACCTTCAGCGCAGTCACCAAAGAATTCCAGCCTGACTTTGATACCTCCGGCTCAGCCGTCTGTGAACTGGTAAAACAGATTGGACAGGATTTAAGCCGCGCTCAGCAGGCTCACCATCACCACAGAAAACACGGCGGAAGACAGGCGACACTGATTGAAGGCCCCGCCGGACGAGGCAAGGATGTCACGCTGGACCTGATGATTAAAAGTGTCAGAAAAGAAGCTGGGAAACGGCATGAATTGATGCCGGAAGTCTTTTACCTGAATGCCTGTGATTGCTTCTGGGACGAAGTGTGTAAAACAATCCAGAAGGCAAAACTCGAAGGCGGCATCGTGGTGATTTCAGAACTGAACCTGATCGACAGCCAGCATCTGGAAGGTGAGTTAAACGATATTCTGGCCGGTGACGCCCATCCGGGTTTTCACTTGTTTGCCACCATCAACCCACCCCAGTACAGCGGACGAAAACCCTTATCACCGGCGCTGAAAGGGCGTTTTCGACATTTGCCGATCCGGCAGTACAACCCGACAGAGTTGCAGGCCATTGCTGAGAAAGTATTGCCAGATAGCCCGGAGGGAAAAAACGTGGCTAAACAGCTGACCCAGCTGCATTGCAAATTGAGGGATGAGCTACAAAAACAAAAACTGCCCTTACTGCCGACCAGTCGTGCTTTACAAAATGTCGCCATGGCTGTTCTCAGAGGACGCGATTTTAGCGACGAAAGCCTTCATCGGTGCCTCAATAAGCACTATCGGCTTTATCTGATGGCCGCCAAAACATCGCTGGAGAAACTGCCCAGATCATCGGCTCTCGCCATAGGCAGGGGGAAGTTTCATTTTGAATTGTGCCGTTGGTTCAACAAAACATCGGGCATGGATCGTCCGTGGTTAATAAGACACAGCGATCGCAACAGTACCGATGAAAAACACCATGAAATTTGCTTTAAGGACCAGCTGAGTCCAAAGGAAGCCAAAGCAGAAATCATCAAAAGGGCGGCCCAGACTCAATGGCTGGCATCCGGTCTTTCCCTGGACCCGGATGAGTCGGACGATATTCTCACCGGGGGACTTTACCGATACTGGCAGCAATGCTGGTTTGCTAATCGGTTTGGCCAGACGGGTGTGGACGCTAATAGCGTCTTTCCCATGACAGAAGAACAACAACAAACGATGCAATTATCGGCTAACCGGCCTTACCTTCATGAGGCTGATCGGCAGATAAGCACATGGCATGCCAATGGCGCTCAATGGTGGGCTGCGTTTTGGCATCAGCTCAGCGAGCTGCCAGAGCATTTTGTTAACGATTTTATTAACGAAGCATCCGCTACCAGCAATGATAAGGCTCCTGAACAATACCAGCCACAGCCTATGAATGAAGCGAAAGCGTTGACTGCTGGCAGTGATAAGGCTCCTGAAAAATACAATCCACAAGACTACGAAAAAAAGGCTCCGACATTAGATCGGTCAACGAACTATCAGAACCAGGCTATGCGACGAGTTGACGAGCATATCCTTTTTAAGTTGCCTAACCATTGTGCCAGGATTTATCGGTGGCGAGCAGAGGATATTTATGTGACTCCTGAGGGCGAGATCAAAGAGTTTGATATTAGTCATCTGTCCATACAGGGAACCGAAGTCCTTATACCGGCCCGGTTACCAGAACCTGGCCAGAAAGTGACATTAGCCAGAGACCAAACGCTGGCGACCTTTGACTGGCAACCGAAATGGAGATTGGATAATGGTCGATATCCGTTGCCGAGCCTGAACAAAGATGAGCGTATTGTGGCTATGCGTGTAGCACCCGATTTTCGGTTTTCCCTGTTCAGGGACCTGCATACCGGGCTTCACTCACTGCAGCTGCATGAGCCCACAGCCAGAAATATCAAGCTTGCCTACGTCGTAGAACGCATAAAACCCGGCAAAAAAATACGAACCCGGCCAGAACCATCAACACGGTTCGACGACTGCTGTTCAGAAGATATGAAAAAATTACTGAACCCAATGTTTGAAGACATTGACCATCAACCGTTTGAAATACAGGAGCCTTTGCGGAAAATAAACGACGCCCAAAACACGAGGCAACGCATGGAGGCGATCAGGGACTATTGTCAAGCGTTTTCCGGTGATGCTATGCCTGAGCGCAATCAACCTTTCTTTCAATTCCTCATCACACAGCGGCAAGGGAGGTGTCGTCATCGTGTGCCTGTTTTTGTGGTTTTGTGTCGTTATTTCGGAATTCCCTGTCGGCAAATTTCTAACCGTGTTCACACCTTTGCAGAGTGTTCATTGGATGGCGGCCAAAGCTGGGAGTCTGTGGATTTGGGCGGGGCGCCTGTCGAGGTGGCAAAAATTTTGCCTGTCTTCCAGCCCACCAAACAGGTCAGTGGTTCTGGTGCTGAGTCAAAAAGGATCAGGGATCTCCTGAGCGGTGCTGATTCCGGACAACTGAAGGCTCTGGCTAAAGTCTATGGCATAACGCATGGGGAACTGAACAAAGCCCTTGAAACAAACGGTGCATTGCCAGCAACATACCTGACTACTTTTGAAATGGTAAAGGAGCTTTGGCAGGAAAAAGATTTAGCCAGTTTTTCCGTGGGTGTCTCGATGCTATTGCAGACAGAGTCATTGAGCGATAGAGAGAAGCAATTGATTGGTGGTATACGTGGCGATGGATGCACCTATCATCCGATGTCGGAGGCGATGAAACACATTTTGTCCAGCAGTGATAAAGATCAGGTCACTGAACAACTCAAGTTGCTCCATTCAAAAATGATTGATCAGGCCGGAGCAAGCCCTCACCAGTGGTTGGACTCCATGTTTCTTACACTGGAAGGCAGTGACTTGAACCAACTTCCGGTTATTGAATTTGCCCTTAAAGCTTTGAAATCGCGTTGGCTGAATCCACTTCCAACCTATAACATCAGTATGGGTTCCGGAAAACATCGTCAGCTATTGACGCGTCTGAAAGATGTCGATGAACTGAGGGTCGAAGCCACACGTTGCCTGAAAAAGTGGCACAAGACATTGTGGTCCAGGGAAACAAATAGTCAACTATGGCGGTTGACTTATGAAAGCTTCCAAAAAAAACAGCCTTTCTTTATCACTCATCCTCATGGTGGTCTTTCGTTAACCCTTAAAAATAACATTGACAGCCCATCCATACGGATCGCCTGGACGGACAAACCTGAGGGCATTCCGAATATAGAACGAATGCTGGGGCACCAGCCGGCGTTTCAACAGTTAAACTCTGGCGATGCGAACCACCGTCCGGTCATTATCCTGGGGAGTCCTGCCTGGAGATGCCGAGTGATTAGAGAAAAGGTCGAAGCCCTGTTTCAACGAAAAATTGAGAACAGCCCGGAGTTGCAGCAAATATTGGAAAAAACCAAACGATTTGAGGCAGTGAACAAACAATTACGCGATGCTCTGGAACCATTGAATCAACTCATGTCGTATAAAGGCTATCATTTTGTACATGTTGTACATGACGACGACTCAATGGCTGCTTATGAGAGTTCTGCTGCCAAAAAAAGAAAAGAATATGAGCAAAAAAAGTGTGTTATCGAAAGCAGCTACAGCTCTGCTCTAGAGTCCCTCAGGGTGCCGGATGAGGAGAAAAAACGTTTGAGTGATTTAAAAAAGAAATGTCAACAAGCGACTCAACAGGCCTTTAGCCATTACCTGTATGAAATGACACACTTGAAAGGCGGTGGCTTAACCTATTGTTGGAGCGGTACTCGCGTCGGGAATGAATACAGCCATGGTGCCCATGACCCATCCTCGCCAGAAGAGCTCTATGCCATGATGTCTAAAATTGACGGCAGTATTTTTGAGAAATTTGTTGATGATGCCTACTTACGAGAGACACTCAAAGCCAGTAACGCCCTGGTGCTCAAATCCGATGAGTTGACAACGATTGCCGAAGAGTTTGTCAGCAGCGTGAATCTGGATTCGATTTGTGAGTCATTGGATGTCTAATGTAATTCCCAAACTCCGCTCAGGATGAACGTAGATTGTTCACATCAAACTCATTGAAGTGACGTACTCATCATAGAACTTTCTTCCTGTCTGAAGGTCATAGCATTAAACAATTTCAATGCAGTTCTTCAGATAACAGGAGAGAGATTGGCTATGGATGGTCAGATTGGTGGGAACGTAAACAAACGCAATCTCGAGTATGGCACTAATGTGCCACCCAAGAGGGCGAGGCTGGATTTACCGGCAAATGGGGAGGCAAAGCAGGTAAAACAGGTAGAAGCCTACGCTCAAGCAGTGTCCAGCCTGAAACTATCGCCATCCTCAGAGGTGCCCACTGGTAAAGCAAGAACCGTATCCTCAACGGACACCCCGTGCCAAAAGTCATCTCATGCCTTCGACTTTCGTTTTGTCGCCAATGATGATGAGGTTCGACAGCTTTTGGCTGACCAGACTGGCGATGGCAATCAGGATGTCACGGTTATTTCCCACCCCGATGACCTCTCACAGGCTAACCTGGTAAGCCGGTTAAGTATTTCCGAAGCGGGTCGCCATACGCTGAGTTCAGGCAAACTGTTTGAAGGCTCACAGCCATTGACCCTGGTGATGGATATCCGCAAGCTTACCAGCGAGGAGCTGCCGAAATTTAACGATCTGCTAGACCCGGATAATCCCTGTTTGTACGACAGAGTCAGCCACGAGAAACGCCCTCTGGGCGAGCATGTTTCGCTGTTGGTTTTGGCAGACCCCAAGCAGCTGGCATCAGTTGGCCAACGTGACGATGCCCCTGGTGCTGATTTCTGGCGGCGGATTAATCGACCGGACAATACCTGGCAGTTCGAGGCTCAAACAGGCGATGCCCCGTCGATGGAGATCGATAAGGTTCCGCTGTTATTGGCTGAACTCCCCCCTGCCGAAAGTGCTATGGACGACGACACTACCGTTATTATTGACTGCCACTTGCACAGCAATTGGCGACAGCTGTTGTTGGGCAGCCCTGGCGTCGATCAAAAGGGACGAATCCAGCACATACCCGGCAGGCTTGAGTCATTGCGAGCCGGGCAACGGGTGATTTTGAAAGGAGCCGACTGGCAAGACCTGGCCTTTGAACAAACGATTCGACAGATGCTGGCGCACAGGTGCTTTGAGAGCAATGGTAAAGTCTGCCAGTTACCCGACGATGTTCAGTTTTATCAGATGTCGGTAGGGAAGGATGAGCTTCGTTCACTGTTCCAAAGTCTGTCTAAAGAGCCCGCATCACAAAACCCGATCATCATCAACCAGAGTAATATCAGCCAATGGCTGAATACCACTGCCATTACCCCGGAAGGCTATGCAGTTCCTAACACCAGCCTGTTGGAACAGGTTCGGGCGGGTGGTGTCGTCACCATAACCTCTCCCCTCTCTGAGACACTCTGGTTTCGTTTGTTGGGTTCATTGCAAACGATTCGCGAGACGACCGGCCTGGAGCCCCAACTTCAGGTAGCTCATTCAAAACAGCAGCCCCAAGCCCTTGGACTGACAGAAAACGATACGCACCCACCGTCCAACGTTAGAGTTCACTCTGCTTTTAATGCAGTGACTTATCAGCAACATGCCGAGGCCAGTCATTGGGTGAATAGTTGGGTAAAGAGTCACCCAGAGGCACCTCTGGTCATTCAGGTCAATGACCAGACCAGCTTTAGCCAGCTATTTGATAATATCCATATCACCTCGGAACAAAAGGCTCGTTTTGGACGATGTGAAAGTAAGTTGCAGGAGGCATTAACTGCGGGTAAACCGGTGGTCTTCCGAGGGCTGGAAACGAATCCAACCCTTCAGCAGCTTCTGGAACCTCTGGCTGCCGGGCAACCCCTGCCGGTGAATGGCCATTTGCAGGCCTACCCACAGGCTCAGGTCACAATACTTTGGCCTGAGTCTGCAAAAAGCCCATCGACCCTATTCAATTCGTTGGTTGCCACAGGTGAGCCGTGTCCCGACGTCGATCTCTGGGAGGTCAATGCAGGTAAGCATGAACTCTCCCGTGCTGAACTGCCAGAGCAAGCGCTTAATAAGCTTTACGAAGCCTTTGAAACCGTCCCTGGCAGCCTGTGTAACCCCTTGCCCAAAATGACCGAAGCCTTGTTGAATCAATTGATACTGGCTGCCCGGCGGGCACAGCAGGAGGACAAGTCTCTGCAGCTTTTACCCCGCCACTGGCGCAAGGCTATCGATAGCACCATTACCCATGGTACTCGTCAGCATCCAACCGTGCGGGATTTTATGAAAGTGGCCTGTTGGCGGTTATTGCCGGATGCTCATGAAAAGCTGGATGATCAAGCCGCTTCGGTTGACCCAGATCAATTAACGGCCATCGTTAGCAGGGCTTCCCGTTTGGATAGTGCCTTTGTGAAGCAGAACCTGTGGTCACTGGCCAGAGCATGTGACCCGATAGTATTTAATAGAGATTTACAACTGTCCTATGAAAAACCATTTCTATCGCTAGTAGATGAATTCGAAACTCTGGACAGCCTCTGTGCCATGATCGTGGCCCATGGGCCTGACTATCAACGAGAGGCCGTGGCGCATCAGTTAAAAGTCAAGCCGGCGACAGTAAAAAAGTATCAAATGTTACCCATCAGGCCATCAAGACAGATTAAACGTTTGCAGGATGCACTGGCTGCTGGCTGGCAATTAACTTTACCACCGGGGCAGACCCGATCCGATGCTATTCACGCGCTGGCCAGCGATTGTTTTCAAATGGCCAGAACAGCAAAGTCTAAAACAGAAGGCATTGAACGTATAAAACATCGACTGTCTGAAACACTGGTATTGCAAGGCTCTGATGATAAGCCTTTAGCTGATGATAAGCCTTTAGCTGATGATAAGCCTTTAGCTGATGATAAGCCTTTAGCTGATGATAAGCCTTTAGCTGATGATAAGCCTTTAGCTGATGATAAGCCTTTAGCTGATGATAAGCCTTTATCAGCACTGGCCGAGGATCTTTATCAGGGTAAGATCAGTCAGCAGGATCGTGAAAGCCGCCGATTATCCCGACTCCATGACCGGCTTGCAGACTCTCCGATTATCTTCCTGCAGGGGGAAACCGGCACCGGGAAAAGTTACTTCTCTGCCAAAATGGCGAAGACTTCAGGACCGGCTACGGTGCTGTCCCTTGGCCCTTCTGACAGCGAACAAACCCTGATGAAACGCTGGCAATGGAAAAAAGAGGCCGATGGCGACCGCTCTATGATGCAGCAAAACCGGATGCTGATGAAATGGGCCGGAGCTCGATCCGATAAAGACGGTGAATACCTTACGCTGGTGCTGGATGAAGCCAATCTGGCTCAAACCGGATTACTGGCGTCCCTAAATGGTTTATGGGAACCGGAACCCTGCATCTATGTGGATGGTCACCCTGTCCCGGTCAGCGCAAAACACCGGGTAATTCTTACCGGTAACCCGGATGATTACGCCGGACGCCAGCTGGACCCGGCCCTGAAAGAGAAACTGCCCAAGGCTTACTACCCAAAGTTAGACGAGGCATTCCTCAGGGACAGAGTTGTGGAACCGGCCCTGGTCAATCATTTACAACAACGGCAGCTGGCGGGTTCTCAACTAAGAGAGTCTGAAATAGACGACATTGCACGCAGTGCCACCGGGAGTGTGATGGCACTCTGGCAATTTTATCAGGAACTGTTGCCAGAGCATGAGTTTACCCCCAGGGATATGACGGATATCTGCAGTTGGGTGGGCTGGTATCTTGATCGTTCGTTATCCGCAGGTGACCTTGTTAACTGCAAACAAGTGCATGGTTTGATCCAACAAAGTTTTCGGGATGTACTGGGGCCTGAAATCAGCGAGGCTCATCAGGACGCCCTGACGGCACTGGATATCTGGTTTGCTGCCCATTATGAGACGGACAACACCCTTAGAGACAGAGTGCATAATCATACCCTGCCCGATATTCAGAAGACCTTCAGAGCAGTCACCCAAGAAATTCAACCTGACTTTGATACCTCCGGCTCAGCCGTCTGTGAACTGGTACAACAGATTGGACAGGATTTAAGCCGCGCTCAGCAGGCTCATCATCACGACAGAAAACACGGCGGAAGACAGGCGACACTGATAGAAGGCCCGGCGGGGCGGGGTAAGGATGTTACGCTGGACCTGATGATTAAAAGTGTCAGAAAAGAGGCTGAGAAACGGCATGAATTGATGCCGAAAGTCTTTTACCTGAATGCCTGTGATTGCTCCTGGGACGAAGTGTGTAAAACAATCCAGAAGGCAAAAGACAAAGGCGGGATCGTGGTGATTTCAGAACTGAACCTGATCGACAGCCAGCATCTGGAAGGTGAGTTAAACGATATTCTGGCCGGTGACGCCCATCCGGGTTTTCACCTGTTTGCCACCATCAACCCACCCCAGTACAGCGGGCGAAAACCCTTATCACCGGCGCTGAAAGGACGTTTTCGACATTTGCCGATCCGCCAGTACAACCCGACAGAGTTGCAGGCCATTGCTGAGAAAATATTGCCAGAGAGCCCGGAGGGGAAAAACGTGGCTAAACAGCTGAGCCAGCTGCATTGTCAATTAAGGGGTCAGCTAGAAAAGCTAAATCTGCCGTTACGACCCACCAGTGGTGATTTACAGGATGTCGCCAGAGCCGTCGTGAGAGGGGGCGCTTTTAGTCAAGAAAGCCTTAGCCAATGTTTCAATCAGCACTACCGGCTATATTTGATGGCCGCCAAAACATCACTGGAGAAACTGCCCAAGTCATCGGCTCTCGCCATGGGCAGGGGAGAGTTTCATTCCGAGCTGTGCCATTGGTTCAACAAAACATCGGGCATGAATCGTCCATGGTTGATACGACGCAGTGATCGCAATAGTACCGATGAAATACACCATGAAATTTGCTTTAAGGACCAGCTGAATACAGAGGAAGCCAAAGCAGAAATCATCAAAAGTGTGGCCCAGACTCAGTGGCAGGCATCCGGTCTACCCCTGAAACCGGGTGAGTCAGACGATATACTCACCGGGGGACTGTACCGACACTGGCAGCAATGCTGGTTTGCTCATAGGTTTGGCAAGACGGGCGTGGACGCTAATAGCGTCTTTCCCATGACGGAAGAACAGCAACAAACACTGAAATTATCGGCTAACCGGCCTTACCTTAATGAGGCGGATCGGCAGATAAGTGCATGGTACGCCAATGGCGCTCAATGGTGGACTGCGTTTTGGCGTCAGCTCAGTGATGTGACGGAGCATCTGGTTTACGATTTCATTAACAAAGCATCCGCTACCAGCCGTGACAAGGCTCTTGAAGAGTACAAGCCACAACCTATGGATAAACCGTTGACGACTACGGGTAGTGATAAGGCTCCTGAACAGTACAAGCCACAACCTATGGATAAACCGTTGACGACTACGGGTAGTGATAAGGCCCCTGAACAGTACAAGCCAAAGCCCGTGGATAAAGCGTTGACGACTATGGGTAGTGATAAGGCTCCTGAAAAATACAATCCACAAGACTACGAAAAAGAGGCTCCGGCATTAGATCGGTCAACGAACTATCAGAATCAGGCTATAGAACGAGTTGACCATCATATCCTTTTTAAGTTGCCTGACCATTCTCCCGCGATTTATCGCTGGCTGGCAGAGGATATTTATGTGACTCCTGAGGGCGAGATCAAAGAGATCGATATTAGTCATCTGTCCATTGAGGGAACCGAAGTCCTTATACCAGCCCGGTTACCAGAACATGACCAGGAAGTGACATTAGCCAAAAATCAAACGCTGGCGACCTTTGAATGGCAACCGGAATGGGGATTGGATAATGGTCGATATCCGTTGCCGAGCCTGAAGAAAGATGAGCGTATTGTGGCTATGCGTGTAGAACCCGAAGTTCAGTTTACCCTGTTCAGGGACCTGCATACCGGGCTTCACTCACTGCTGCTGCATGAGCCCACAGCCAGAAATATCAAGCTTGCCTACGTCGTAGAATGCATAAAACCGGGCAAAAAAATACGAACCCGGCCAGAACCATCAACATGGTTTGACGCCTGCTGTTCAGAAAATATGAAAAAATTACTGAACTCAATGTTTGAAAACATTGGCGATCAACCCTCCAAAATACAGAGGCCTTTGCAGAGAATAAATGACGCCCAAAACACGCAGCAACGCAT contains these protein-coding regions:
- a CDS encoding AAA family ATPase is translated as MDGQIGGNVNKRNLEYGTNVPPKRARLDLPANGEAKQVKQVEAYAQAVSSLKLSPSSEVPTGKARTVSSTDTPCQKSSHAFDFRFVANDDEVRQLLADQTGDGNQDVTVISHPDDLSQANLVSRLSISEAGRHTLSSGKLFEGSQPLTLVMDIRKLTSEELPKFNDLLDPDNPCLYDRVSHEKRPLGEHVSLLVLADPKQLASVGQRDDAPGADFWRRINRPDNTWQFEAQTGDAPSMEIDKVPLLLAELPPAESAMDDDTTVIIDCHLHSNWRQLLLGSPGVDQKGRIQHIPGRLESLRAGQRVILKGADWQDLAFEQTIRQMLAHRCFESNGKVCQLPDDVQFYQMSVGKDELRSLFQSLSKEPASQNPIIINQSNISQWLNTTAITPEGYAVPNTSLLEQVRAGGVVTITSPLSETLWFRLLGSLQTIRETTGLEPQLQVAHSKQQPQALGLTENDTHPPSNVRVHSAFNAVTYQQHAEASHWVNSWVKSHPEAPLVIQVNDQTSFSQLFDNIHITSEQKARFGRCESKLQEALTAGKPVVFRGLETNPTLQQLLEPLAAGQPLPVNGHLQAYPQAQVTILWPESAKSPSTLFNSLVATGEPCPDVDLWEVNAGKHELSRAELPEQALNKLYEAFETVPGSLCNPLPKMTEALLNQLILAARRAQQEDKSLQLLPRHWRKAIDSTITHGTRQHPTVRDFMKVACWRLLPDAHEKLDDQAASVDPDQLTAIVSRASRLDSAFVKQNLWSLARACDPIVFNRDLQLSYEKPFLSLVDEFETLDSLCAMIVAHGPDYQREAVAHQLKVKPATVKKYQMLPIRPSRQIKRLQDALAAGWQLTLPPGQTRSDAIHALASDCFQMARTAKSKTEGIERIKHRLSETLVLQGSDDKPLADDKPLADDKPLADDKPLADDKPLADDKPLADDKPLADDKPLSALAEDLYQGKISQQDRESRRLSRLHDRLADSPIIFLQGETGTGKSYFSAKMAKTSGPATVLSLGPSDSEQTLMKRWQWKKEADGDRSMMQQNRMLMKWAGARSDKDGEYLTLVLDEANLAQTGLLASLNGLWEPEPCIYVDGHPVPVSAKHRVILTGNPDDYAGRQLDPALKEKLPKAYYPKLDEAFLRDRVVEPALVNHLQQRQLAGSQLRESEIDDIARSATGSVMALWQFYQELLPEHEFTPRDMTDICSWVGWYLDRSLSAGDLVNCKQVHGLIQQSFRDVLGPEISEAHQDALTALDIWFAAHYETDNTLRDRVHNHTLPDIQKTFRAVTQEIQPDFDTSGSAVCELVQQIGQDLSRAQQAHHHDRKHGGRQATLIEGPAGRGKDVTLDLMIKSVRKEAEKRHELMPKVFYLNACDCSWDEVCKTIQKAKDKGGIVVISELNLIDSQHLEGELNDILAGDAHPGFHLFATINPPQYSGRKPLSPALKGRFRHLPIRQYNPTELQAIAEKILPESPEGKNVAKQLSQLHCQLRGQLEKLNLPLRPTSGDLQDVARAVVRGGAFSQESLSQCFNQHYRLYLMAAKTSLEKLPKSSALAMGRGEFHSELCHWFNKTSGMNRPWLIRRSDRNSTDEIHHEICFKDQLNTEEAKAEIIKSVAQTQWQASGLPLKPGESDDILTGGLYRHWQQCWFAHRFGKTGVDANSVFPMTEEQQQTLKLSANRPYLNEADRQISAWYANGAQWWTAFWRQLSDVTEHLVYDFINKASATSRDKALEEYKPQPMDKPLTTTGSDKAPEQYKPQPMDKPLTTTGSDKAPEQYKPKPVDKALTTMGSDKAPEKYNPQDYEKEAPALDRSTNYQNQAIERVDHHILFKLPDHSPAIYRWLAEDIYVTPEGEIKEIDISHLSIEGTEVLIPARLPEHDQEVTLAKNQTLATFEWQPEWGLDNGRYPLPSLKKDERIVAMRVEPEVQFTLFRDLHTGLHSLLLHEPTARNIKLAYVVECIKPGKKIRTRPEPSTWFDACCSENMKKLLNSMFENIGDQPSKIQRPLQRINDAQNTQQRMEAIRDYCLGFSGDAKPEDNQPLFEFLVKQRQGNCSHRVPVFVVLCRYFGIPCRQIANRIHAFAECSLDGGQSWEPVHLGGEPVEATKILPVFQPTRQFSVSGAESKRIRDLLSGADSGQLKAVAKVYDMTLEELNKALETNSALPTTHLTTFEAVMALWQEKDLASFSVGVSILLETTESLSDEEEQLIGGMLYSDRHLACHPMSEAVKHILSSSDKDEVSEPLKLLHSKMIDQAGASPHRWLSSMIDILEDGDLSQLPVIEFARKALELGWLNPPPSYDTDMEKAREHHKLLMRLKDVDELRAEATHCLKKWYETLFSRETNSQPWQLTYESFKKYNPLFVTHRHDGLSLSLQNNIVSPSMGIAWTDKPEGIPNIERILGQQPAFQQLTSGNANHRPVIILARPAWGRLAIHEKVEALIQRKIENSPELQQIVEKINRYKAVSKQYLDALKSLDKPKDDLTPMSDDDYFRHYYKSIPANNTVVVARKEYEQKRAEIESSYRPILNSLMVSYEEKKPFDDLKENCRQSIRQAFSHYLYEVTHLKGGGLTYCWGSYAPIYLPFRNKCHYGAHDPSSPEELYAMMHETSGGAIEEFVDDAYLREALKASNALVLRSNEMTRIAEEFANSINMDSMYESLDQ